A stretch of Myxococcus hansupus DNA encodes these proteins:
- a CDS encoding carboxypeptidase regulatory-like domain-containing protein, translated as MQMLSLKAVFRKLPALVFALCMGLGSTVAAQTYERFAGRLSDKATGAALVSTVTVNGYRKATATNGSFEIYVPTASRYVFDVSMNGYVPTSIIHHRSPPADLDVKLTRAEVHTINPTQNIDVTDNRGTRITIPAGSLVDSAGRPAPSSVQLQLYTYDLRNEQMVGDMSAIDVNGRPVALISLGAFSAEFRDTNGTLYNLANGRAATIRMNTDPASTFSGAIPLWWYDQSRGLWVEEGMGYVENGVATGQVRHFTVWNFDLKMDTPACVKLEFNPLYFYTTLAGKASVRLDVVSQGVSSSNVSVDNPGPHAIYNLPPNTNVGVVVNNVPHGIVNTGAPWGGIGIPPHPYDVCNGKLLNITGPTAQFGMLKGRVLRQHRTNHGGVAVTVNRGNTPLGSAVTDAGGFFSVQVPAGSGTTITAARLGYLSAQRANFNVAAGGTLELPDVTLPAGNTDGDNDIDWNDINAIGSAVTTPPTAVGPNDPRDVNGNGVIDWDDSAKATANGGMVGPRPW; from the coding sequence ATGCAAATGCTGTCACTGAAGGCAGTTTTCAGGAAACTCCCTGCCCTGGTCTTCGCCCTGTGCATGGGCCTGGGCTCGACCGTCGCGGCGCAGACCTACGAGCGCTTCGCGGGGCGGCTGTCCGACAAGGCCACCGGCGCGGCGCTGGTGAGCACGGTCACCGTCAATGGTTACAGGAAGGCCACGGCGACGAACGGTTCGTTCGAAATCTATGTCCCCACCGCCTCACGCTACGTGTTCGACGTGAGCATGAACGGCTACGTCCCCACGTCCATCATCCACCACAGGTCTCCACCCGCCGACCTGGACGTGAAGCTGACGCGGGCGGAAGTCCACACCATCAACCCCACGCAGAACATCGACGTCACCGACAACCGGGGGACCCGCATCACCATCCCCGCGGGCTCGCTCGTGGACTCCGCCGGCCGCCCCGCTCCGTCCTCGGTCCAGCTCCAGCTCTACACCTATGACCTGCGCAACGAGCAGATGGTGGGCGACATGAGCGCGATCGATGTGAATGGGCGGCCCGTCGCCTTGATCAGCCTGGGCGCATTCTCCGCGGAGTTCCGCGACACCAATGGGACGCTCTACAACCTGGCCAACGGCCGCGCCGCCACCATCCGCATGAACACGGACCCGGCCAGCACGTTCAGCGGCGCCATTCCCCTGTGGTGGTATGACCAGAGCCGGGGACTGTGGGTCGAAGAAGGAATGGGCTACGTGGAGAATGGCGTGGCCACGGGTCAGGTGCGCCACTTCACGGTGTGGAACTTCGACCTCAAGATGGACACTCCCGCCTGCGTCAAGTTGGAGTTCAATCCCCTCTACTTCTACACCACGTTGGCAGGCAAAGCCTCGGTTCGCCTGGATGTCGTCAGCCAGGGCGTGAGCAGCAGCAACGTGAGCGTCGACAACCCCGGGCCGCACGCGATCTACAACCTGCCGCCCAACACCAATGTCGGAGTCGTGGTCAACAACGTCCCGCACGGCATCGTGAACACAGGTGCTCCGTGGGGTGGAATTGGCATTCCCCCGCATCCCTATGACGTCTGCAACGGCAAGCTGCTCAACATCACCGGACCGACGGCGCAGTTCGGCATGTTGAAAGGACGGGTGCTGCGTCAGCACCGCACGAACCACGGTGGCGTCGCGGTGACGGTCAACCGGGGGAACACCCCCTTGGGGTCGGCGGTGACGGACGCCGGAGGCTTCTTCTCGGTGCAGGTGCCCGCGGGCAGCGGGACGACCATCACCGCGGCCAGGCTGGGATACCTCTCCGCCCAGCGCGCCAACTTCAACGTCGCCGCGGGCGGAACGTTGGAGCTGCCTGACGTGACGCTCCCCGCCGGCAACACGGACGGGGACAACGACATTGACTGGAATGACATCAACGCCATCGGCTCCGCCGTGACGACGCCCCCCACCGCGGTGGGCCCCAACGACCCGCGTGACGTCAACGGCAATGGCGTCATCGACTGGGACGACTCCGCCAAGGCCACCGCCAACGGTGGGATGGTGGGCCCGCGCCCCTGGTAG
- a CDS encoding ABC transporter permease, protein METVLGGLRQSLRSLGRSPGFTLACVLMLAVGIGASTALFSVVEGVLLRPLPYPSSERLVELSQRAADGHPMRFSDPNFEDVRTRARTVTALAQVSGAASVAVTGADEPAFATLALASRDFFPAFAVQPVQGRLFAPEEQQAGGVPVVVVSHAFWQRYLGARPLPLPDTLTFEGRVYTVVGVMPASFDYPVGTQLWTPRELEAPLPSRTAHNWRVVGRLVDGVDLQAARAELTHIARELEAQYGQDTRMHDIAVESLQESLVGRVRPTLYLLSGAAAFLLLVAGANVTNLLLARAATRARELAIHVALGAGPGALIRRFLQESLLLSLMGGALGAVLATWGVGALLAAEPGHLPRVDEVGVNAAVLLFTLGLSLLLALGLGLLTALRAARQPPGVVLARAGSTSSGGGGAERTRRALVVGQLALALVLLVGAALLGRSLMGLLSLDPGYRTENVAVLSIVLPPAEDAEQGQRNVGLQEQLLSRLVALPGVRAAGAVSSFPLEGSPAGDGTFIVLNRPDEVGDFEDFGRLVREPERTGSAEYRVASEGYFAALGIPLLRGRLFDARDTVDAPHVAVISESLAKARWPHEEPLGKLIQFGNMDGDLRPFTIVGVVGDVREQGLDDAPRPMFYGGSRQRPRAASRLHLAVHGPMGSAALVTAARPVLRELAPELPSRLSTVEALLAGSLAPRRFSLLLLGAFGAMALLLSVAGLAAVVSYAVAQRTREFGIRFALGATSEDVLGLVLKQAARLAGLGIALGVLGAVGLSQVLTGLVYGVSTTDPLVFAAVALLLLGVALLASWLPARRASRVDPMTVLRSEA, encoded by the coding sequence ATGGAGACCGTTCTGGGCGGATTGCGTCAGAGCCTGCGTTCACTGGGCCGCAGTCCCGGCTTCACCTTGGCGTGCGTGCTGATGCTGGCGGTGGGCATCGGCGCGAGCACGGCGCTCTTCAGCGTGGTGGAGGGCGTCTTGCTGCGCCCCTTGCCCTATCCGAGCTCCGAGCGCCTCGTGGAGCTCTCCCAGCGCGCGGCGGACGGGCATCCCATGCGGTTCTCGGATCCCAACTTCGAGGATGTGCGGACGCGCGCGCGCACCGTCACGGCGCTGGCCCAGGTGTCGGGAGCGGCGAGCGTCGCCGTCACCGGTGCCGACGAGCCGGCCTTCGCCACGCTGGCGCTCGCCTCGCGCGACTTCTTCCCCGCCTTCGCGGTGCAGCCCGTCCAAGGCCGCCTCTTCGCCCCAGAGGAACAGCAGGCGGGAGGGGTTCCCGTGGTGGTGGTGAGCCACGCCTTCTGGCAGCGCTACCTGGGCGCACGGCCGCTGCCCCTGCCGGACACCCTCACCTTCGAGGGTCGCGTCTACACCGTGGTGGGCGTGATGCCCGCGTCCTTCGACTACCCGGTGGGCACGCAGTTGTGGACTCCGCGAGAGCTGGAGGCCCCCCTGCCCAGCCGCACCGCGCACAACTGGCGGGTGGTGGGGAGGCTCGTGGACGGCGTCGACCTCCAGGCCGCGCGAGCGGAACTGACCCACATCGCCCGTGAACTCGAGGCCCAGTACGGCCAGGACACGCGGATGCATGACATCGCCGTGGAATCCCTGCAGGAGAGCCTGGTCGGCCGGGTGCGGCCCACGCTCTACCTGCTGTCGGGGGCCGCGGCGTTCCTGCTGCTGGTGGCCGGCGCCAACGTCACGAACCTGCTGCTCGCCCGCGCGGCCACCCGGGCCCGGGAGCTCGCCATCCATGTGGCGCTGGGCGCGGGCCCCGGCGCCTTGATACGGCGATTCCTCCAGGAGTCGCTCCTGCTGTCACTGATGGGAGGCGCGCTGGGGGCCGTGCTCGCCACCTGGGGCGTGGGCGCGCTGCTCGCGGCCGAGCCGGGCCACCTGCCACGCGTCGACGAGGTGGGGGTGAACGCCGCGGTGCTCCTCTTCACCCTCGGACTCTCGCTGCTGCTCGCGCTGGGACTGGGGTTGCTGACGGCGCTGCGAGCGGCACGGCAGCCTCCAGGGGTCGTGCTGGCGCGCGCTGGGAGCACGAGCAGCGGAGGCGGGGGCGCCGAGCGCACGCGCCGGGCCCTCGTCGTGGGCCAGCTCGCGCTCGCGCTGGTCCTCCTGGTGGGCGCGGCGCTGCTCGGGCGCAGCCTGATGGGACTGCTCTCGCTGGACCCGGGGTATCGCACCGAGAATGTCGCGGTGCTCAGCATCGTGCTCCCGCCCGCCGAGGACGCGGAGCAGGGGCAGCGCAACGTGGGATTGCAAGAGCAGCTCCTGTCGCGACTGGTGGCGCTGCCCGGCGTGCGCGCCGCGGGTGCCGTGAGCAGCTTCCCACTGGAGGGCAGCCCCGCCGGAGACGGCACCTTCATCGTGCTCAACCGCCCCGACGAGGTGGGTGACTTCGAGGACTTCGGGAGGCTGGTGCGCGAGCCCGAGCGCACCGGCTCCGCCGAGTACCGCGTGGCCAGCGAGGGGTACTTCGCGGCGCTCGGCATCCCGCTCCTGCGCGGCCGGCTGTTCGACGCGCGTGACACCGTGGACGCGCCGCACGTGGCCGTCATCAGCGAGTCGCTCGCGAAGGCCCGCTGGCCCCACGAAGAGCCGTTGGGCAAGCTCATCCAGTTCGGAAACATGGACGGGGATTTGCGGCCCTTCACCATTGTCGGCGTGGTGGGGGACGTGCGGGAGCAAGGGCTGGATGACGCGCCCAGGCCCATGTTCTATGGCGGCTCCCGCCAGCGTCCGCGGGCCGCCTCCCGCCTGCACCTCGCCGTGCACGGCCCCATGGGCTCGGCGGCCCTGGTCACCGCGGCGCGGCCCGTGCTGCGAGAGCTGGCCCCCGAGCTGCCCTCGCGACTGTCCACGGTGGAGGCGCTGCTCGCGGGTTCACTCGCCCCCAGGCGCTTCAGCCTCCTGCTGCTGGGCGCGTTTGGCGCGATGGCGCTGCTGCTCTCGGTGGCGGGCCTCGCGGCCGTCGTGTCCTACGCGGTGGCGCAGCGCACGCGGGAGTTCGGCATCCGCTTCGCGCTGGGCGCGACGTCGGAAGACGTGCTGGGGTTGGTACTGAAGCAGGCGGCACGGCTCGCGGGATTGGGAATCGCGCTCGGCGTGCTCGGGGCCGTGGGGCTCAGCCAGGTGCTCACGGGGCTTGTGTATGGCGTGAGCACCACGGACCCACTCGTCTTCGCCGCCGTGGCGCTCCTCCTGCTGGGCGTGGCGCTGCTCGCGAGCTGGCTGCCGGCCCGGCGCGCCTCACGCGTGGACCCGATGACGGTCCTTCGTTCGGAGGCATGA